Proteins encoded in a region of the Poecile atricapillus isolate bPoeAtr1 chromosome 26, bPoeAtr1.hap1, whole genome shotgun sequence genome:
- the LOC131588449 gene encoding gastrula zinc finger protein XlCGF49.1-like, with protein sequence MLEKPRRCRTRRGCKPNSQSCEEKRPSLCQEHGQRSSQSSELGEKPHKCLECGKGFRWSSELLRHQVTHTGEKPYKCGKCGKSFREISHLLTHQVIHTGERPYTCLECGKSFGWSSYLRAHQRIHTGERPYECPQCGKRFQTSSNVLVHERIHTEERPFRCPDCGKGFNRNGNLTVHRRIHSGERPYECPQCGKSFSQSSHLTQHQGRHQ encoded by the exons atgttg GAAAAGCCACGGAGATGCCGcacaaggaggggctgcaaacccaaTTCACAGAGCTGCGAGGAGAAAAGaccctccctgtgccaggaacacggccagagatccagccagagctcagagctgggggagaagccccacaagtgcttggaatgtgggaagggcttcaggtggagctctgagctgctccGGCACCAGGtgacccacactggggaaaagccctacaagtgtgggaaatgtgggaagagcttcagagagaTCTCTCACCTGCTGacacaccaggtgatccacactggggaacggccctacacctgcttggaatgtgggaagagctttggatGGAGCTCCTACCTGAGGGcacaccagcgcatccacactggggagaggccctacgagtgtccccagtgtgggaagaggtttcagaccagctccaatGTCCTCGtacatgagcggattcacacagaggagaggcccttccgctgccccgactgcgggaagggcttcaaccGCAACGGTAACCTCACggtccaccggcgcatccacagtggggagaggccctacgagtgtccccagtgtgggaagagcttctcacagagctctcacttgacccaacaccaagggaggcaccagtaa
- the LOC131588450 gene encoding zinc finger protein 852-like has product MEEEEKAERKMLWDPQAGTELQRETREDKSPQQNLVDEAVLSSSNGEESNGEEMPKGSPTGRGSKPIPGCSEEKRPPLGFIQRSNLVVHEQLHTGEKPYWCLECGKSFSHTSHLFIHHQVHTGQWPYQCLECGKSFNCTSHLIPHMRQHTGERPYESFSEKDNLSGKGAATGSKGNISETSSNNAAPRLSIN; this is encoded by the exons atggaggaggaggagaaggcagagaggaagatgctctgggacccccaggcaG gcactgagctgcagagggagaccagggaggacaaatccccgcagcagaacctcgtggacgaggccgttttgagcagctccaatGGGGAGGaatccaatggggaggaaaTGCCAAAGGGATCCCCCACagggaggggctccaaacccatcccagggtgctctgaggagaaaAGACCCCCCCTTGGCTTCATCCAGAGATCCAacctggtggtccatgagcagcttcacaccggggagaagccctactggtgcttggaatgtgggaagagcttcagccacacCTCCCACCTCTTCATCCACCACCAAGTACACACGGGGCAATGGCCCTAccagtgcttggaatgtggcAAGAGCTTCAACTGCACCTCCCATCTCATCCCCCACATGCGGCAGcacacaggggaacggccctacga GtccttcagtgaaaaagacaaccTTTCTGGCAAGGGGGCAGCCACCGGGAGCAAGGGAAACATCTCAGAAACCTCCAGCAACAATGCAGCTCCCCGCCTCTCCATCAACTAG
- the LOC131588451 gene encoding class II histocompatibility antigen, B-L beta chain-like gives MHSELLRALPSVSISLVPSSSQPGPGRLLCSLMDFSPAHIQLSCSQGQQQLSGHVLATAVLPSGDWSQQLLVLLETAPGNAGSAPAASSSCQVEHVSLEHPLSRHWEMPPDATHSKMLMGIRGSLLGFVFLVLWLGFYLCKKSS, from the exons cgtgtccatctcgctggtgccctcgagctcccagcccggccccggccgcctgctctgctccctgatggatttctcccctgcccacatccagctgagctgctcccagggccagcagcagctctcgggccacgtgctggccactgccgtgctccccagcggggactggagccagcagctcctggtgctgctggaaaccgcccccggcaatgcgggctcagctccagctgccag ctccagctgccaggtggagcacgtcagcctggagcaccccctgagccggcactggg AGATGCCACCGGATGCCACCCACAGCAAGATGCTGATGGGGATCAGGGGCTCCCTGTTGGGCTTTGTCTTCTTGGTGCTGTGGCTTGGCTTCTACCTGTGCAAGAAG AGCTCCTGA
- the LOC131588563 gene encoding serine/threonine-protein kinase PAK 3-like: MSVGEPAEKYLELEQIGQGAFGTVSKGLDRATGGEVAIKKMSLRGQNRERAVNEVVVLKDKKNPNIVNSLDSFLVDGDLWLVMEYMDGGTLQDVVRQTRMAEGEMAAVSQECLQGLDFLHSIRVIHRDLKSSNILLGMDGSVKLADFGLCAQLSPEQDQCSSMVGTAHWMAPEVVTSSPYGPKVDIWSFGIVTIEMVEGEPPYFQQTGAMARALIRQNGTPQLQEPRRLSALLRDFLECSLEPDEERRYSAQELLQHPFLSSAKPLSSLTPLITAAKQLREQRRR; this comes from the exons ATGAGCGTGGGGGAGCCTGCCGAGAAATACCTGGAACTGGAGCAGATTGGCCAAGG GGCTTTTGGAACCGTTTCCAAAGGACTCGACAGGGCCACTGGAGGAGAG GTGGCCATCAAGAAAATGAGTCTGAGAGGGCAGAACAGGGAACGAGCTGTGAATGAGGTCGTGGTCCTGAAGGACAAGAAGAACCCCAACATTGTCAACTCTTTGGACAG CTTCCTTGTTGATGGAGATCTCTGGCTGGTGATGGAATACATGGATGGAGGAACTTTGCAGGACGTTGTCAGACAGACACGCATGGCTGAAGGAGAGATGGCAGCTGTCAGTCAGGAG TGTCTGCAGGGCCTGGATTTCCTCCATTCCATCCGGGTGATCCACAGAGATCTGAAGAGCTCCAACATCCTTCTGGGAATGGACGGCTCTGTCAAGCTGG CTGATTTTGGCCTCTGcgctcagctcagccctgagcaggACCAGTGCAGCTCCATGGTGGGCACTGCTCACTGGATGGCCCCAGAAGTTGTGACCAGTTCTCCTTACGGCCCCAAGGTGGACATCTGGTCCTTTGGCATTGTGACCATCGAGATGGTGGAAGGAGAACCTCCTTACTTCCAGCAAACGGGGGCCATG gctCGCGCTCTGATCCGGCAGAACGGGACCCcgcagctgcaggagcccaggcGCCTGTCGGCTCTGCTGCGGGACTTCCTCGAGTGCAGCCTGGAGCCGGACGAGGAGCGGCGCTActctgcccaggagctgctgcag CACCCATTTTTGTCATCAGCCAAGCCTCTCTCCAGCCTGACCCCTCTGATCACTGCAGCAAAGCAACTGAGGGAGCAGCGGAGGAGATGA